The proteins below come from a single Acidobacteriota bacterium genomic window:
- a CDS encoding DUF1800 domain-containing protein: protein MPKGTRELRRYGAYLLIGLLACGPSFGLAQEMKQRGKDKPVNVNAKALTVEQKVLHLLDRASFGPRPGEVERVLKMGWQKYLDAQLNPERLDDQALEQKLKNIESQRLSNSELAQTYYPPQQVLAATLKARGLDIADMKGGQANADQMTPDKANEQAKDGNARRREARRVLAEAGYKPGQQLIAETQAAKIQRAVYSERQLQEVMTDFWFNHFNVYMQKGADRVLTTAYERDTIRPRVFGKFEDLLKATAESPAMLWYLDNWQSASPNMKMPAFNNRNELRQMRSDGDLTKIDRQRLKQMREVMTQRNAQNQQNPQVKPQPKRMPRGINENYAREIMELHTLGVDGGYTQKDVQEVARCFTGWTLRTPRAGAEFFFSKFMHDDGEKTVLGKKIPAGGGVQDGYAVIHILATQPSTAKFISTKLARKFVADNPPPALVNKMAQTFQKTEGDIREVLKTMFSAPGFWSPEVYRTKIKTPFEMTVSAVRALGAETNGNPQFHRWLAQMGEGLFLMQPPTGYPDTSEQWVNTGALLERMNFALALSANRIVGTRVDLSKLAPSAPLNSQAQLVDYYAKVLLRGEVSAQTRATIDKSLSETQVAMNNRSAAAEPATDAAKIVGLLLGSPEFQRQ, encoded by the coding sequence ATGCCGAAAGGAACCAGAGAGCTAAGAAGATATGGCGCCTATTTGCTGATTGGATTGCTGGCCTGTGGCCCATCGTTCGGGCTTGCCCAGGAGATGAAGCAAAGGGGTAAAGACAAACCCGTCAATGTAAATGCCAAAGCTCTGACAGTGGAGCAAAAAGTGTTGCACCTGCTGGATCGCGCCAGCTTTGGCCCACGCCCCGGCGAAGTCGAACGCGTGCTGAAAATGGGCTGGCAGAAATATCTGGATGCGCAATTGAATCCCGAACGCCTTGACGATCAAGCCTTGGAACAGAAGCTCAAAAACATCGAAAGCCAGCGCTTGAGCAATAGTGAATTGGCGCAGACGTACTACCCCCCGCAACAAGTATTGGCAGCCACCTTAAAAGCACGTGGCTTGGACATTGCCGATATGAAAGGTGGGCAAGCGAACGCCGACCAGATGACGCCCGATAAGGCAAATGAACAGGCTAAAGATGGCAATGCGCGCCGGCGTGAGGCCAGGCGCGTATTGGCGGAAGCCGGTTATAAGCCCGGCCAGCAACTGATCGCCGAAACGCAGGCGGCCAAGATCCAACGCGCGGTGTACAGCGAGCGGCAATTGCAGGAAGTCATGACTGATTTCTGGTTCAATCACTTCAATGTTTATATGCAGAAGGGGGCCGACCGCGTACTGACGACTGCCTATGAACGCGACACGATTCGCCCGCGCGTGTTCGGCAAATTTGAAGACCTGCTTAAGGCGACAGCGGAAAGCCCGGCGATGCTTTGGTATCTGGACAATTGGCAGAGCGCGTCTCCGAATATGAAAATGCCTGCCTTTAACAACCGCAACGAATTACGTCAAATGCGGAGCGATGGGGATTTGACCAAAATTGACCGGCAGCGTCTAAAACAAATGCGCGAAGTGATGACACAACGCAATGCACAGAACCAGCAAAATCCCCAAGTTAAGCCACAGCCCAAACGCATGCCGCGCGGCATCAACGAAAATTACGCGCGCGAAATCATGGAATTGCATACATTGGGTGTGGATGGCGGCTACACGCAAAAGGACGTGCAGGAAGTGGCGCGCTGTTTTACCGGCTGGACGCTGCGCACTCCGCGGGCTGGAGCAGAGTTCTTTTTCAGCAAATTCATGCACGACGATGGTGAGAAAACGGTCTTGGGCAAAAAGATTCCGGCGGGTGGTGGTGTGCAGGATGGCTACGCTGTAATTCACATACTGGCAACGCAGCCTTCGACGGCCAAGTTCATCTCGACCAAACTGGCGCGCAAGTTCGTGGCCGACAACCCGCCACCGGCGCTGGTGAACAAAATGGCGCAGACCTTTCAGAAAACCGAAGGCGACATCCGCGAGGTCTTGAAGACCATGTTCAGCGCTCCCGGATTCTGGTCGCCAGAGGTTTACCGCACGAAGATCAAGACGCCGTTTGAAATGACTGTCAGCGCTGTCCGCGCTTTGGGGGCCGAAACCAACGGCAACCCGCAATTCCATCGCTGGCTGGCGCAAATGGGTGAAGGGCTGTTTTTGATGCAACCGCCGACTGGTTACCCCGACACGTCGGAGCAGTGGGTGAATACAGGTGCGTTGCTTGAGCGTATGAACTTCGCGCTGGCCTTGAGCGCCAATCGCATCGTCGGCACGCGGGTTGACCTGAGCAAGCTGGCACCGAGTGCGCCGCTGAACTCGCAAGCGCAGTTGGTTGATTATTACGCGAAGGTGCTCTTACGTGGGGAAGTCTCAGCGCAAACGCGGGCGACGATTGACAAGAGCTTGAGCGAAACCCAAGTGGCGATGAACAATCGTTCAGCCGCAGCGGAACCGGCAACAGACGCCGCGAAAATCGTCGGCTTACTTTTGGGTTCGCCGGAGTTTCAACGACAATAG
- a CDS encoding endonuclease III translates to MKVQIAVEPAELAEKRQQLKYVTQNLEAVYGFPRNDGTDDPLDELIGTILSQATTNQNSQRTFANLKACFKDWEAVRRARPEKIEAAIKLGGLAQVKSVVIKNLLNEVKTRVGKLSLSFLHTAPIEEARDFLTSLPGVGPKTAACVLLFACKQPVFPMDTHIFRIARRLGLIPEKGSDTQGHRRMEQWVPDCKHYALHINMILHGRRICHARNPQCKQCCLIEHCRFGQAVL, encoded by the coding sequence ATGAAAGTGCAGATCGCGGTTGAACCGGCGGAGCTTGCTGAGAAACGCCAGCAACTCAAATACGTCACGCAAAACCTGGAAGCCGTTTATGGCTTTCCCCGCAACGACGGCACCGATGATCCGCTTGATGAACTCATTGGGACGATCCTTTCCCAAGCTACCACCAACCAAAATAGCCAGCGCACCTTCGCGAATTTGAAAGCCTGCTTCAAAGATTGGGAGGCCGTGCGGCGCGCCCGCCCGGAAAAGATCGAAGCCGCCATCAAACTGGGCGGATTGGCGCAGGTCAAATCCGTGGTGATCAAAAATCTCCTGAATGAAGTTAAAACGCGCGTCGGAAAACTGAGTCTGTCATTTTTACACACCGCACCTATCGAAGAAGCCAGAGACTTTTTGACAAGCTTGCCGGGGGTAGGGCCAAAAACCGCCGCATGTGTTTTGCTTTTTGCCTGCAAACAGCCGGTTTTCCCTATGGATACGCATATTTTTCGCATTGCCCGGCGGTTAGGACTGATTCCCGAAAAGGGCAGTGATACACAGGGGCACAGACGGATGGAACAATGGGTACCAGACTGTAAGCACTATGCGTTACACATCAATATGATTTTGCACGGACGGCGCATTTGTCATGCGCGTAATCCGCAATGCAAGCAATGCTGCCTGATCGAACATTGCCGTTTTGGACAAGCGGTTCTTTAA
- a CDS encoding zinc ribbon domain-containing protein gives MFCQICGAKLRSTAHFCNQCGKPVQERFGSALLATQKAATHELKPGQTAEQEASLGPTTPELTPKPRTDQIAQRGTERQPPAKSTAGEAEAALEKGTDFMGTPPGAITNVSARLGAQSANETVPDDSPKQSYGVISYAVTQVEEDTLSETPPAVDLSTLELQRGVTGKPFFTQWFMPSAPPEHNQQHRRLARAVPIVLLALVILLVFAYWASK, from the coding sequence ATGTTCTGTCAAATTTGTGGCGCAAAACTTCGCTCCACGGCTCATTTCTGCAATCAGTGTGGCAAGCCGGTGCAAGAACGGTTTGGCAGCGCACTGTTAGCCACCCAAAAAGCGGCTACGCATGAATTAAAACCGGGACAAACCGCCGAACAAGAAGCGAGTTTAGGGCCGACGACACCGGAATTGACGCCCAAACCCCGCACCGACCAAATTGCTCAACGCGGAACTGAACGTCAGCCTCCTGCCAAATCTACTGCTGGTGAAGCTGAAGCTGCCCTTGAAAAGGGAACTGATTTCATGGGCACTCCACCCGGCGCGATCACCAATGTTTCGGCACGACTAGGGGCACAGTCGGCAAATGAAACTGTGCCTGATGATTCGCCAAAACAAAGCTATGGCGTCATTTCTTATGCGGTAACCCAGGTCGAAGAAGACACGCTGTCTGAGACGCCTCCGGCGGTTGATCTTTCCACCCTGGAATTACAACGCGGCGTGACGGGAAAACCATTTTTCACCCAATGGTTCATGCCCTCCGCGCCACCTGAACATAATCAACAGCATCGGCGGCTGGCGCGGGCCGTGCCCATCGTTTTGCTGGCCCTGGTGATATTGCTGGTCTTTGCTTATTGGGCGTCGAAGTAA